Genomic window (Tardiphaga sp. vice304):
TCCGCCGAGGACGGCAAGATCGGCAATTCGGTGATGAAGAACCTCATCAACGGCGGCTACAAGGGCGAGATCTATCCGATCCACCCGAAGGCCACCGAGATCATGGGCCGCAAGGCCTACAAGAGCGTCAAGGACGTTCCGGGCGTGATCGACACCGCGGTGTTCGCGATCCCCGCGAAGTTCGTCGCCGGCGCCTTGATCGAATGCGGCGAGAAGAAAATTCCCGGTGCCGTGCTGATCCCGTCGGGCTTTGCCGAAGCCAACGAGCCCGAGTTGCAGGAAGAGATCGTCGAGATCGGCAAGAAGTACGACGTCCGCCTGATGGGGCCGAACATCTACGGCTTCTACTACACCCCCGCGAACCTCTGCGCGACGTTCTGCACCGCCTATGACGTCAAGGGCTCGGCGGCGCTGTCGTCGCAGTCCGGCGGCATCGGCATGGCGATCATCGGCTTCTCGCGCTCGGCCAAGATGGGCGTCTCGGCGATCGTCGGCCTCGGCAACAAGAGCGACATCGACGAGGATGATCTGCTGGCGTTCTTCGAGCAGGACCCCAACACCACGATCATCGCGCAACACTGTGAAGACTTGAAAGACGGTCGCGCCTTTGCCGAAGCGGCCAAGCGCGTCTCAAAAATCAAGCCGGTGGTGGTGCTGAAGGCGGGCCGCACCTCGGCCGGCGCCAAGGCGGCGTCGTCGCATACCGGCGCGCTGGCCGGCAACGACAAGATCTACGAGGACGTGCTGAAGCAGTCCGGCGTGATCCGCGCCCGCTCGCTGCGGCAGTTGCTCGAATTCGCCCGGGGTATTCCGGTGCTGCCGACACCGAAGGGTGAGAACGTGCTGATCATCACCGGCGCCGGTGGTTCGGGCGTGCTGCTGTCGGATGCGGTGGTGGACAACGGCATGGGTCTGATGGCGATGCCGCCGGATCTCGACGCCGCATTCCGCAAATTCATCCCGCCGTTCGGCGCGGCTGGAAACCCGGTGGACATCACCGGCGGCGAGCCGCCGATCACCTATGTCAACACGGTCAAGCTCGGCCTCACGGATGAGCGCGTGCATTCGCTGATCCTCGGCTACTGGCACACCATCGTCACCCCGCCGATGGTGTTTGCGCGCAACATGGTCGAGATCAAGAACGAGATGAAGAAGCTGGGCATCGAGAAGCCGATGGTCGCCTCGCTCGCCGGCGACGTTGAGGTCGAGGAGGCCGCGGAATATCTCTATCAGAACGGCATCCCGGCCTATGCGTACTCGACCGAACTGCCGGTGGAAGTGCTGGGCGCCAAGTACAAGTGGGCGCGCGGCGCGGGTCTGCTGTAAGCGACGCTGACTTCATCGAATCGAAGGAAACGCCGTCCGGGAAACCGGGCGGCGTTTTTTTCGTCTTCTTAGACTATCATGTCATTCCGGGGCGCGAGGGGCGCCAGCCGCGAGCGAACCCGGAATCCCGACGTGTTCAAAACATTTCGGGATTCCGGGATGCCCATCATCCGGCTACGCCGGCTGATGGGCATCCCGGAATGACGAACATCACACCACCACCGCCTGCTTGGCAAACCCCTCTTCGCCGAAGATCCGCGTGTAGCGTTCGATCTCGGCGGGGCTGCCCGTGGTCTTCGCCGGGTTGTCCGACAGCTTCACCGCCGCACGCCCGTTCGCCGAGGTCACCTTGCAGACCAGGCTGATCGGGTCGAGCGTGTCCAGCCCGCGCGGGTGGGCGCCGCGGAAGTCGTTGGTGGCCATGGTGCCCCAGCCGAAGCTTTCGCGGATCCGGCCGCGGAATTTCTGGTGCAGGTCGATCATCGAATCGACCTCCAGCCCGTCGGAGAACATCGCGCGCTTCTTGCGCGGATCCTCGCCGCGCGACGCATACCAGGCGATGATCTCCTCGCCGGCGGCGACCGGCTCCTTGCTGTCCATCCGCATGCCGGTCCAGTGCCCGGCCCATTCCGGCGCGTCGCGCAAGAACTGCGTCATGCCGAAAGTGTCGGGCAGGATAATCAGGAGCTCGCCGTCATA
Coding sequences:
- a CDS encoding acetate--CoA ligase family protein is translated as MSPTNLAKQVAQPSAKDTVRKVLDAVKADGRTSLTAPEGKLVCDAYGIPVPGEGVATSAADAAKLAGSMGFPVVMKIVSPDILHKTEAGGVIVGVKTAEEALKAYDTILANAKKYKADAKIEGVQVQQMLMGGTEVIIGSITDGSFGKLVAFGLGGVLVEVLKDVTFRLAPATNDDAMSMLDGIQAAEMLKGVRGGDPANREALADIIVKVSELVSDFPEMVELDLNPVFATKKDAIAADVRIVVDFDYRPRPAPRSNAEIVTAMKRIMMPQAVAVIGASAEDGKIGNSVMKNLINGGYKGEIYPIHPKATEIMGRKAYKSVKDVPGVIDTAVFAIPAKFVAGALIECGEKKIPGAVLIPSGFAEANEPELQEEIVEIGKKYDVRLMGPNIYGFYYTPANLCATFCTAYDVKGSAALSSQSGGIGMAIIGFSRSAKMGVSAIVGLGNKSDIDEDDLLAFFEQDPNTTIIAQHCEDLKDGRAFAEAAKRVSKIKPVVVLKAGRTSAGAKAASSHTGALAGNDKIYEDVLKQSGVIRARSLRQLLEFARGIPVLPTPKGENVLIITGAGGSGVLLSDAVVDNGMGLMAMPPDLDAAFRKFIPPFGAAGNPVDITGGEPPITYVNTVKLGLTDERVHSLILGYWHTIVTPPMVFARNMVEIKNEMKKLGIEKPMVASLAGDVEVEEAAEYLYQNGIPAYAYSTELPVEVLGAKYKWARGAGLL